Proteins from one Chitinivorax tropicus genomic window:
- a CDS encoding lamin tail domain-containing protein, giving the protein MLAKISIAPRVLALSLMLLGSAQAAGPVVISQVYGGGGNSGATLRHDFIELFNRSNAPVDLTGWSVQYTSSGGGVWQATTLNGVLQPGQYWLVQQAAGAGGSQDLPTPDSIGTINMSSTSGKVALVNTTALLACSSNCLPNSQVVDFVGFGAASSAEGAAAAALSNSSAALRRANGCTDTDNNAADFAAGTPAPRNRSTAVVNCANGGGDNGGGGDNGGGDNGGATARIRDIQGRAHISPLNGKPVSNVPGVVTMVVNNGFFMQDPQPDNDAATSEGIFVFTSSAPTVQLGDAVTVTGKVAEFRAGGPTGTNNLTTTQLTGVTVKRVSSGNPLPAAMVIGSGGRIPPSKAIYAGPAGDIESVGTFNPAVNGIDFWESLEGMRVQLNNAVASSPSNKFGEVVLLGDGGAYASTRTPRGGVIIAADDFNPERLMAQNGTVKVPTVNVGDRFGQATGVINYAFGNYKLQLSELSPLISGNLQQEVTRKQAADELAIASFNVENLSPNDSQNKFDRLANQVVRNLQAPDIVGLMEIQDNNGATNDSVVDATDTYNLLIEAIVRAGGPRYQFRSINPADDQDGGQPGGNIRQGFLFNPARVAFVDRAGGSATAAVSVVKQADGVALSFSPGRISPSDSSFDASRKPLVGEFRFNGQKVFVVANHLNSKGGDQGLYGRNQPPVRSSEVQRNQQTTLVAGFVKSLLAADPQANLVVLGDMNDFEFSDALGKLKQAGLHDLVELLPAGERYTYVFEGNSQALDHIMVSHSLAKQAEYDVVHTNSEFSDQTSDHDPEVARLKLSPKVVDISAQLSISQSGLSLNRATGQYQGTVTLTAKQAINAPIAVALQALPAGVTLRNANGQLGGVPYVKVFQNLNAGQSVAVPVLFVNPTNARIGFNTVVYSGQL; this is encoded by the coding sequence ATGTTAGCGAAGATTTCTATAGCGCCGCGAGTGCTTGCGCTGTCATTGATGTTGTTGGGCTCCGCACAGGCTGCTGGCCCGGTGGTGATCAGCCAGGTCTATGGGGGCGGTGGCAATAGCGGGGCGACACTCCGTCATGACTTCATCGAATTGTTCAACCGTTCCAATGCGCCGGTCGATCTGACTGGATGGAGCGTGCAATACACCTCCAGCGGCGGCGGTGTGTGGCAGGCAACGACCCTCAATGGCGTCCTGCAACCTGGCCAGTATTGGCTGGTACAACAGGCAGCGGGAGCAGGTGGCAGCCAGGATCTGCCGACACCAGACAGTATCGGCACCATCAATATGTCATCCACCAGCGGCAAAGTCGCTCTGGTGAACACCACCGCCTTGCTCGCTTGCAGCAGCAATTGCCTGCCGAACAGCCAAGTGGTGGATTTTGTCGGCTTCGGCGCGGCCAGCAGTGCTGAAGGTGCTGCCGCTGCAGCGCTGAGCAATAGCAGCGCGGCCCTGCGCCGTGCCAATGGCTGTACCGATACTGATAATAATGCAGCGGACTTTGCTGCTGGCACCCCGGCCCCACGCAACCGTAGTACTGCGGTGGTCAACTGCGCGAATGGGGGCGGTGACAATGGCGGTGGTGGTGATAACGGCGGCGGCGACAATGGCGGCGCAACTGCCCGCATCCGTGATATTCAGGGGCGTGCACATATCTCGCCCTTGAACGGTAAACCCGTCAGTAACGTGCCTGGCGTGGTGACCATGGTGGTCAACAATGGCTTTTTCATGCAAGACCCGCAGCCAGACAACGATGCAGCCACTTCCGAAGGCATCTTCGTCTTCACCAGCAGCGCACCGACTGTACAGTTAGGTGACGCGGTGACCGTGACCGGCAAGGTGGCGGAGTTCCGCGCAGGGGGCCCGACCGGTACCAACAACCTGACAACGACACAGCTGACTGGTGTGACTGTCAAGCGGGTGTCAAGTGGTAATCCGCTGCCAGCAGCGATGGTGATCGGTAGTGGTGGACGTATCCCGCCATCCAAGGCGATCTACGCCGGCCCCGCTGGTGATATTGAATCGGTGGGCACATTCAACCCGGCTGTGAATGGCATCGACTTCTGGGAAAGCCTGGAAGGCATGCGTGTGCAATTGAACAATGCCGTGGCCAGCAGCCCATCCAACAAATTCGGAGAGGTGGTCTTGTTGGGTGATGGTGGCGCCTATGCCAGCACACGCACGCCTCGTGGTGGTGTGATCATCGCCGCAGACGACTTCAACCCTGAGCGCCTGATGGCACAAAACGGCACAGTGAAAGTGCCGACTGTCAATGTCGGTGATCGTTTCGGCCAGGCAACAGGTGTGATCAACTACGCATTTGGCAATTACAAATTGCAATTGTCGGAATTGAGCCCGCTGATCAGCGGCAATTTGCAGCAGGAAGTCACCCGCAAGCAAGCGGCAGATGAATTGGCCATTGCGTCATTCAACGTGGAAAACCTGTCGCCAAATGATTCCCAGAACAAGTTCGATCGTCTGGCCAATCAGGTTGTGCGGAATCTACAGGCACCTGATATCGTCGGTTTGATGGAAATTCAGGACAACAACGGTGCAACCAATGATTCCGTTGTGGACGCAACCGACACCTACAACCTGCTGATCGAAGCGATAGTGCGTGCGGGTGGCCCGCGTTACCAGTTCCGCTCCATCAATCCGGCGGATGACCAGGATGGTGGCCAACCTGGGGGCAATATCCGCCAGGGCTTCTTATTCAACCCGGCTCGGGTTGCCTTTGTGGATCGCGCTGGTGGTAGCGCCACAGCAGCGGTCAGCGTGGTCAAGCAGGCAGATGGTGTTGCGTTGTCTTTCAGCCCTGGCCGTATTTCCCCGAGTGATTCGTCATTCGACGCCAGCCGTAAGCCGCTGGTTGGGGAGTTCCGTTTCAACGGTCAGAAGGTGTTCGTGGTGGCCAACCACCTGAACTCCAAAGGGGGTGACCAGGGCTTGTATGGCCGTAACCAGCCGCCCGTGCGCTCCAGCGAGGTACAGCGCAATCAACAGACCACACTCGTGGCGGGCTTTGTGAAGAGCCTGTTGGCTGCTGATCCGCAAGCCAATCTGGTGGTGCTGGGCGACATGAACGACTTCGAGTTCTCTGATGCGCTGGGCAAGCTGAAGCAGGCTGGCCTGCATGATCTGGTGGAATTGCTGCCTGCAGGCGAGCGTTACACCTATGTGTTTGAAGGCAATTCACAGGCACTGGATCACATCATGGTCAGCCATAGCCTGGCCAAACAGGCAGAGTACGATGTCGTGCACACCAATAGTGAATTTTCCGATCAGACCAGTGATCATGATCCGGAAGTGGCACGCCTCAAGTTGTCCCCCAAGGTGGTGGATATATCAGCACAGTTGAGCATCAGCCAATCCGGCCTGAGTCTCAATCGCGCGACAGGGCAATATCAGGGCACGGTCACTCTGACAGCCAAGCAGGCCATCAATGCACCGATAGCCGTTGCACTGCAGGCGCTGCCCGCAGGTGTGACCTTGCGGAACGCCAATGGTCAGCTTGGCGGCGTGCCTTATGTCAAGGTGTTCCAGAACTTGAATGCAGGGCAATCGGTGGCGGTCCCCGTGTTGTTTGTCAACCCAACCAACGCGCGTATCGGATTCAATACCGTCGTGTATAGCGGTCAGTTGTAA
- a CDS encoding pteridine reductase, giving the protein MQGKVVLVTGGAKRVGAAICRQLHAAGAQIMVHYRTSTGDARALVAELNLQRPNSAAMVQGDLLNAGALSALVAQTIGSFGRLDGLVNNASSFYPTPVGDISEKDWDDLLGSNLKAPLFLSQAAAPELRKTHGAIVNIVDIHAERPMRGHVVYNIAKAGLAGLTRSLARELAPDVRVNGVSPGANIWPEGESVFDEVARQRILHTVPLRRVGEPEDIARTVRFLMQDADYITGQIIAVDGGRSIHL; this is encoded by the coding sequence GTGCAAGGTAAGGTGGTATTGGTGACTGGTGGCGCGAAACGGGTTGGGGCTGCGATTTGCCGCCAGTTACATGCTGCCGGGGCACAGATCATGGTGCATTACCGTACTTCAACCGGCGATGCGCGAGCTTTGGTGGCAGAGTTGAATCTGCAGCGCCCGAATTCCGCCGCCATGGTGCAAGGCGACTTGTTGAATGCGGGCGCACTGTCTGCGCTGGTAGCGCAAACGATCGGATCGTTTGGTCGGCTGGATGGCTTGGTGAATAATGCGTCCAGCTTCTATCCGACTCCCGTTGGGGATATTTCCGAAAAAGATTGGGATGACCTGCTTGGTTCCAATCTGAAGGCACCCCTTTTTCTGTCGCAAGCCGCTGCGCCAGAGCTGCGTAAAACACATGGCGCGATTGTGAATATTGTCGATATCCATGCGGAGCGGCCCATGCGGGGCCATGTGGTGTACAACATTGCCAAAGCGGGTTTGGCTGGGCTGACCCGCTCCCTGGCGCGTGAATTGGCGCCTGATGTCCGTGTGAATGGTGTGTCACCTGGGGCCAATATCTGGCCTGAGGGAGAATCGGTATTCGATGAGGTTGCTCGTCAGCGTATCTTGCACACGGTGCCATTACGTCGGGTGGGTGAGCCGGAAGATATTGCGCGCACTGTCAGGTTTTTGATGCAAGATGCCGACTATATTACCGGGCAGATCATTGCTGTGGATGGTGGGCGTTCAATTCACTTGTGA
- a CDS encoding class I SAM-dependent methyltransferase, which yields MSSLPTPSADALEHSNRLVSHIRSHIDHAQGWLSFADYMADALYAPGLGYYTAGSAKFGGAGDFTTAPEMTPVFGQIIAQQLAEAFQHTRRNILEFGAGSGKLALDILRELAALNQLPDRYYILDVSADLKERQWQTFQHDLTLLKHVEWIDQIPENFEGVMIGNEVLDAMPARLVHYTESGWQERGVSWQNDHLTYVDRPLSHPSLEKHCAHLDVPTPYLTEISLTNRGFIKSLADHLRQGLILMIDYGFGAGEYYHPQRDQGTLMCHYRHHAHSDPFYLPGLQDITVHVDFSAIAHTAIDHGLAFIGYTTQAMFLLGGGLEQVLARYDQNDVKTWLPITNAVQKLTSPAEMGELFKVIGFGKNFNHSPSGFTFGDRSRSL from the coding sequence ATGTCATCACTACCTACGCCCAGCGCGGATGCGCTCGAACATAGCAACCGGTTGGTTTCCCACATCCGTAGCCACATTGATCACGCGCAAGGCTGGTTGTCATTCGCGGACTACATGGCAGACGCGCTCTATGCACCGGGTCTGGGCTACTACACAGCGGGTAGCGCCAAATTCGGCGGAGCCGGAGATTTCACAACCGCCCCAGAGATGACGCCCGTCTTCGGGCAAATCATCGCTCAACAACTTGCCGAAGCCTTTCAACACACCCGACGGAACATACTCGAATTTGGCGCCGGTAGCGGCAAACTGGCCCTGGATATCCTGCGCGAGCTGGCCGCCCTTAACCAATTACCTGATCGTTATTACATATTAGATGTCTCCGCCGACCTCAAAGAGCGACAATGGCAAACATTTCAACATGATCTGACCTTACTCAAGCACGTGGAGTGGATTGATCAGATTCCAGAAAATTTCGAAGGCGTCATGATCGGTAACGAAGTATTGGATGCCATGCCCGCCCGGCTGGTTCACTACACCGAAAGCGGCTGGCAGGAGCGCGGCGTGAGCTGGCAAAACGATCACCTCACCTATGTTGATCGGCCACTCAGCCACCCCAGCCTTGAAAAACATTGCGCCCACCTGGATGTCCCCACACCCTATCTGACGGAAATCAGCCTGACCAACCGTGGCTTCATCAAAAGCTTGGCCGATCACCTCAGACAAGGCCTCATCTTGATGATCGATTATGGATTTGGGGCCGGTGAGTATTACCACCCCCAACGTGATCAAGGCACCTTGATGTGCCACTATCGCCACCACGCACACAGCGACCCATTTTACCTGCCGGGCCTGCAAGACATCACCGTACATGTCGATTTCAGCGCCATTGCCCACACAGCGATAGACCACGGCTTGGCATTCATCGGCTATACCACCCAGGCCATGTTCTTACTTGGCGGCGGACTGGAGCAAGTGTTGGCACGTTACGATCAGAACGACGTCAAGACCTGGCTACCCATCACCAATGCCGTGCAAAAGCTGACCAGCCCGGCTGAAATGGGCGAACTCTTCAAAGTCATCGGCTTTGGAAAAAACTTTAACCACTCACCTAGTGGATTCACATTTGGAGATCGCAGCCGCTCACTGTAA
- a CDS encoding M16 family metallopeptidase: MRHIALAVVLALNTVPASIIAATQDTATKASQPAGLQPVTTAEGVTEYRLPNGLRVLLAPDASKPTTTVNVTYLVGSRHENYGETGMAHLLEHLLFKGTPKHPNIDVEFTRRGMMSNGTTWYDRTNYYETFAANDADLDWALKMEADRMINSFIARKDLDSEMTVVRNEMESGENDPFSILWQKMSATAYQWHNYGKDTIGARADVENVSIPRLQAFYHKYYQPDNAILVVSGKFDAAKTLAMIQRHFGPVKKPSRVIEPTYTREPVQDGEREVVLRRAGDVQIVAALYHAPDGGHADSPAFQMLMQIVGDTPNGRLHKALVEKKLASEAFGLGMSMNEPGYGIAGAKLRTDGDREQVKRVMLDVLENIAKQPITEAELDQARSKWMNGFDKLMSDPEQLGTALSETIAMGDWRLLFLNRDRIEKLTVADVQRVAEQYLKQTNRTLGQFIPDAQPQRAVIPPKADLKLAFKDFKARPAVAQGEAFDPTPANIEARTQRSALPNGLQLALLPKKTRAESVAVTFNLHFGDEQSLKGQREAGALLAAVLTRGTRSLSREQLHAEFDKLKTIWAYQGNAEGGVLTMQTNRSNLPAALKLAQSVLREPALDATEFDRAKHELAAALEEQRSDPNAVARNTLKRQFNRYDPTDVRYQPSFEETLADVNKLQLPQIQQFYQRFYGGSHSQLAIVGDFDAAAVREQVATLFGDWRSTERYQQVLRKFDPIQPKELTMQLKDKANAVFSAALPIKMVNADVDYPALLVGNYVLGQGSGLSSRLINRLRQQDGISYGAGSSLKVDAADDASTLQVKAIYAPENLPKLKAGVSEELARLVKDGITEKELQDAKAGLLQNFKLERAQDPALAAELASLMDDGRTMQFVAELETKVAKLTLADVNAVIRKYIDPAKFVKVYAGEFKQ; the protein is encoded by the coding sequence ATGAGACATATCGCGCTTGCCGTGGTGCTGGCGCTCAATACCGTACCCGCATCCATCATTGCTGCAACACAGGACACTGCGACCAAAGCCAGTCAGCCTGCCGGGCTGCAACCGGTCACGACAGCCGAGGGGGTGACTGAATACCGCCTGCCGAATGGCTTGCGTGTGTTGTTGGCGCCAGATGCCTCCAAACCCACCACCACTGTCAATGTGACCTACCTGGTGGGCTCGCGTCACGAAAACTACGGTGAAACCGGCATGGCGCATTTGCTGGAGCACTTGTTATTCAAGGGCACCCCCAAGCATCCGAACATCGATGTCGAATTCACCCGCCGGGGCATGATGTCCAATGGCACGACTTGGTATGACCGTACCAATTATTACGAAACCTTTGCGGCGAACGATGCAGATCTGGACTGGGCTTTGAAGATGGAAGCAGATCGGATGATCAATTCCTTCATTGCCCGCAAGGATCTGGACAGCGAAATGACCGTGGTACGCAACGAAATGGAATCAGGCGAAAACGATCCATTCTCGATTCTGTGGCAGAAGATGTCTGCCACTGCGTATCAGTGGCACAACTATGGTAAAGACACCATCGGTGCGCGCGCCGACGTTGAAAATGTCAGCATCCCGCGTCTACAGGCGTTCTACCATAAGTATTATCAGCCCGACAATGCCATTCTGGTGGTATCGGGTAAGTTTGATGCGGCGAAGACGCTGGCCATGATCCAGCGCCATTTCGGCCCAGTGAAGAAACCCAGCCGCGTGATCGAGCCGACCTACACCCGCGAGCCGGTACAGGATGGCGAGCGCGAGGTGGTGCTGCGTCGTGCTGGCGACGTACAGATTGTTGCGGCGCTTTATCATGCACCGGATGGCGGACATGCCGATTCGCCTGCATTCCAGATGCTGATGCAGATTGTGGGCGATACACCAAATGGGCGCTTGCACAAGGCCCTGGTGGAGAAGAAATTGGCCAGTGAAGCCTTTGGATTGGGCATGTCAATGAACGAGCCAGGCTATGGCATCGCTGGCGCCAAGCTGCGGACCGATGGCGACCGTGAGCAGGTCAAACGCGTGATGTTGGATGTATTGGAAAACATCGCCAAACAACCGATTACTGAAGCCGAGCTGGATCAGGCACGATCCAAATGGATGAATGGCTTCGACAAATTGATGAGTGACCCGGAGCAGCTGGGCACGGCACTGTCGGAAACCATCGCCATGGGCGATTGGCGCTTGCTGTTCCTGAATCGTGATCGCATCGAGAAGCTGACCGTGGCCGATGTCCAGCGCGTGGCTGAACAATACCTGAAACAAACCAATCGCACACTGGGGCAGTTCATTCCCGATGCGCAGCCACAGCGCGCGGTGATTCCACCCAAAGCCGATCTGAAGCTGGCGTTCAAGGATTTCAAGGCTCGCCCGGCAGTAGCCCAAGGCGAAGCCTTCGATCCAACACCAGCCAACATTGAAGCCCGCACCCAGCGCAGTGCCTTGCCCAATGGCCTCCAGCTTGCCTTATTGCCCAAAAAGACCCGGGCCGAATCCGTCGCGGTGACCTTCAACCTTCACTTCGGAGATGAGCAGTCACTCAAGGGACAACGCGAAGCAGGTGCCCTGCTGGCCGCAGTGCTGACCCGTGGCACCCGCAGCCTGTCCCGTGAACAACTGCATGCCGAATTCGATAAACTGAAGACCATCTGGGCCTATCAGGGCAACGCCGAGGGCGGCGTGTTGACGATGCAGACCAATCGCTCCAACCTGCCGGCGGCGCTGAAGCTGGCGCAGAGCGTGCTGCGTGAGCCTGCGCTGGATGCCACCGAGTTTGACCGCGCCAAGCATGAGCTGGCGGCGGCCCTGGAAGAACAGCGTAGCGACCCCAATGCGGTTGCCAGGAACACCCTGAAACGCCAGTTCAACCGATACGACCCCACGGACGTGCGCTATCAGCCTTCTTTTGAAGAGACACTGGCCGATGTAAACAAATTGCAACTGCCGCAGATCCAGCAGTTCTACCAGCGCTTCTACGGTGGCAGCCATTCGCAACTGGCAATCGTCGGGGATTTCGACGCAGCAGCGGTTCGTGAGCAGGTGGCGACCTTGTTTGGCGATTGGCGGAGCACTGAACGTTATCAGCAGGTTCTACGCAAATTTGACCCCATCCAGCCTAAAGAGCTGACCATGCAGCTGAAAGACAAAGCCAATGCGGTGTTCTCCGCTGCGTTGCCTATCAAGATGGTAAATGCTGACGTGGATTACCCTGCTTTATTGGTTGGTAACTATGTGCTGGGTCAAGGCTCTGGCCTCAGCTCGCGCTTGATCAATCGCCTACGTCAGCAAGATGGCATCAGCTATGGTGCTGGTTCTTCCTTGAAAGTCGATGCCGCTGACGATGCAAGTACACTGCAGGTAAAGGCAATCTATGCGCCGGAGAATCTGCCCAAGCTGAAGGCAGGCGTCAGCGAGGAGCTGGCCCGGCTGGTCAAGGACGGCATCACCGAGAAAGAGCTGCAGGATGCGAAGGCGGGTCTGCTGCAGAACTTCAAACTGGAACGTGCGCAAGACCCGGCACTGGCGGCTGAGTTGGCCAGCCTGATGGACGATGGCCGCACGATGCAGTTCGTTGCCGAGC